A single window of Gossypium arboreum isolate Shixiya-1 chromosome 13, ASM2569848v2, whole genome shotgun sequence DNA harbors:
- the LOC108462335 gene encoding MADS-box transcription factor 23-like: MGRGKIEIKKIEKSSSRQVTFSKRRNGLLKKAKELAILCDAEVGLIIFSSTAKLHHFASSSMKSVIERYNKYREEYHHQLLDPASELKFWEKEVASLRQQLNDLQEYHRQLMGEELSGLSIKDLRNLENQLEMSLKSVRMRKDQILTNQIEELSLKGHHIHKENLELQKKLDLICQENTELQRKVYGTAEANKGSKSSSQSYGFNNGHDELQAPIVDLRLSQPQQLPDADTSYRNLRLF; this comes from the exons ATGGGAAGAGGGAAAATAGAGATAAAAAAGATAGAGAAATCATCAAGCAGGCAAGTGACCTTCTCAAAGAGAAGAAATGGATTATTGAAGAAAGCTAAAGAGTTAGCCATCCTTTGCGATGCTGAAGTTGGGTTGATTATCTTCTCCAGCACTGCCAAGCTTCATCATTTTGCCAGCTCTAG CATGAAATCTGTCATAGAACGTTACAACAAGTATAGagaggaatatcatcatcaactaCTTGATCCTGCTTCTGAGTTGAAG TTTTGGGAAAAGGAGGTAGCAAGCTTGAGGCAACAACTAAATGACTTGCAAGAATACCACAG GCAGCTGATGGGGGAAGAACTATCTGGTTTAAGCATCAAAGATCTACGGAATCTAGAAAACCAACTTGAAATGAGCTTGAAAAGTGTTCGCATGAGAAAG GACCAAATTCTTACAAATCAAATCGAAGAGCTAAGTCTTAAG GGACACCACATTCATAAAGAGAATCTAGAACTACAGAAGAAGCTAGACCTTATTTGCCAAGAAAATACTGAACTTCAAAGGAAGGTAT ATGGAACAGCAGAAGCAAATAAAGGCAGCAAAAGCTCATCCCAGAGTTATGGTTTCAACAATGGACATGATGAGTTGCAGGCACCTATTGTCGATCTCCGGTTAAGCCAGCCTCAACAACTTCCCGACGCAGACACATCGTATAGAAACCTAAGACTGTTTTGA